One segment of Bacillus alkalisoli DNA contains the following:
- a CDS encoding YebC/PmpR family DNA-binding transcriptional regulator, which translates to MGRKWNNIKEKKAAKDTNTSRVYSKFALEIYVAAKQGVPDPESNQALKFVLERAKTYNVPRNIIDRAIDKAKGSSDERYDELRYEGFGPNGSMIIVDTLTNNVNRTASEVRAAFGKNGGNMGVSGSVAYMFDATAVIAVEGKTADEVLELLMEADVDARDILEEDEMVIVYGEPDQFHAMQEAFKNTGITDFKVAELTMLAQNDVTIPEDGQAQFEKLIDALEDLDDVQRVYHNVDLSE; encoded by the coding sequence ATGGGTCGTAAATGGAACAATATTAAAGAAAAGAAAGCTGCAAAAGATACAAATACGAGTAGAGTGTATTCTAAGTTTGCGCTTGAAATATATGTAGCAGCAAAGCAAGGTGTGCCTGATCCAGAATCAAACCAAGCACTTAAATTTGTACTTGAACGTGCAAAAACATACAACGTACCTCGAAATATTATTGATCGTGCCATTGATAAAGCTAAAGGGTCATCTGATGAAAGATACGATGAGCTTCGTTATGAAGGGTTCGGACCAAATGGATCTATGATTATCGTCGATACATTAACTAACAACGTAAACCGCACTGCTTCTGAAGTTCGAGCTGCATTTGGTAAAAACGGTGGAAACATGGGTGTAAGTGGATCTGTAGCTTATATGTTTGATGCTACAGCTGTTATTGCAGTTGAAGGGAAAACGGCAGATGAAGTTTTAGAGCTTCTAATGGAAGCGGACGTTGATGCTCGCGATATTTTAGAAGAAGATGAAATGGTAATTGTTTATGGAGAGCCAGACCAATTCCACGCAATGCAAGAAGCTTTCAAGAACACTGGAATTACAGACTTCAAAGTTGCCGAATTAACTATGTTAGCTCAAAACGATGTAACAATACCAGAAGATGGTCAAGCACAATTTGAGAAGTTAATTGATGCATTAGAAGATTTAGATGATGTACAACGTGTGTACCATAACGTTGACTTAAGTGAATAA
- a CDS encoding stage II sporulation protein M, giving the protein MNLNQFIKQHRNEWSLLENSINLISKNRRNSANDIDQFHRQYEKAAQHLSYSQTFFPNEDITRYLNELVSKAHNLLYKDQVSSFKQVREFFSTTFVRLLAEQWKFVFIAMVLLTLGGIGGFFAVWHDPLTAYTLLPANMIQSIEPSSLTDKEGTVEASLFSASIMTNNIQVAFIAFAGGVTFGLLTAYILIFNGVLVGAIAAIFWHAGMTYEFWAYIVPHGMIELTAIFIAGGAGLLMGYKLFVPGRYSRGYQLKVQAKRSVQLLIGTIPLFIIAGIIEGFITPAKLSFEAKYLVAFVTVIGLILYAVIGLHLNKRKNKWKPAEE; this is encoded by the coding sequence ATGAATCTTAATCAGTTTATTAAGCAACATAGAAACGAATGGAGTCTTTTAGAGAACTCCATAAATCTTATTTCTAAAAACCGTCGAAATTCGGCTAACGACATTGACCAGTTCCATCGCCAGTACGAAAAAGCTGCACAACATCTTTCTTATAGTCAAACTTTTTTTCCTAATGAAGACATCACTAGATATTTGAATGAGTTAGTTTCTAAAGCTCATAATCTATTATACAAAGATCAAGTTTCTAGTTTTAAGCAAGTGAGAGAGTTCTTTAGTACGACATTTGTTCGCTTGTTAGCGGAGCAGTGGAAGTTTGTTTTTATCGCCATGGTTCTATTAACGTTAGGTGGGATTGGAGGTTTTTTTGCTGTTTGGCATGACCCACTTACTGCCTATACGTTATTACCTGCCAATATGATACAAAGCATTGAACCTAGTAGCCTTACCGATAAAGAAGGAACAGTAGAAGCCTCCCTCTTCTCTGCCTCTATTATGACGAATAATATCCAAGTTGCATTTATTGCTTTTGCAGGCGGAGTTACATTTGGTTTGTTAACAGCTTATATTCTTATCTTTAACGGCGTCCTTGTTGGTGCAATTGCTGCAATTTTTTGGCACGCTGGTATGACTTATGAATTTTGGGCTTACATTGTTCCACATGGGATGATTGAACTAACTGCTATTTTCATTGCTGGTGGTGCAGGCTTGTTAATGGGATACAAATTGTTTGTACCTGGACGCTATTCTAGAGGCTATCAATTAAAGGTACAAGCTAAAAGGTCCGTTCAATTGCTGATAGGTACTATTCCATTGTTTATTATTGCAGGAATAATAGAAGGATTTATTACGCCTGCAAAGCTATCATTTGAGGCTAAGTATTTAGTTGCTTTTGTTACGGTTATTGGTTTGATTCTTTATGCTGTTATTGGATTGCATTTGAATAAAAGAAAAAACAAATGGAAACCGGCTGAGGAATGA
- a CDS encoding DUF4129 domain-containing protein, protein MKQTNEVRNELEKIVSEQEYQAYYNQTFLEKMWARIQEWINEMLASVFGNMGATGLSSTLFIYFLIIILIIVAIIVLVYMNPSFSRRSKAGKNAPVYSSHELEWTSEMHLAEAKRQEENMHYTKATRHSFLAILLFFHEQEWLKAKIWKTNWEYYEELLKVNRDAATFFKEMVLLFDEATYGERRIKPEEYEPFAKEVASWLEKNMHNKEDGKES, encoded by the coding sequence ATGAAACAAACAAATGAAGTGCGAAATGAACTAGAAAAAATAGTAAGCGAACAAGAATATCAAGCATACTATAACCAAACATTTCTTGAAAAAATGTGGGCGAGAATTCAAGAGTGGATAAATGAAATGCTAGCCTCTGTTTTTGGAAATATGGGGGCAACAGGTCTCTCCTCAACACTATTTATCTACTTCCTTATTATTATATTAATAATAGTAGCAATCATTGTGTTAGTTTATATGAATCCATCCTTTAGTAGAAGAAGTAAGGCAGGAAAAAATGCTCCAGTTTACTCTTCACACGAATTAGAATGGACGTCAGAAATGCATTTAGCAGAAGCAAAACGTCAAGAAGAAAATATGCACTATACAAAAGCGACTCGTCATTCCTTTTTAGCTATTCTATTATTTTTCCATGAGCAAGAATGGCTCAAGGCGAAAATTTGGAAAACAAACTGGGAGTATTATGAGGAGTTATTAAAAGTTAACCGTGATGCTGCGACATTTTTTAAGGAAATGGTCCTTCTGTTTGATGAAGCAACATACGGTGAACGAAGAATTAAGCCAGAAGAATATGAACCTTTTGCAAAAGAAGTGGCAAGTTGGCTAGAAAAAAATATGCACAATAAAGAAGACGGAAAGGAGTCATAA
- a CDS encoding DUF58 domain-containing protein, with amino-acid sequence MIKLWKNLSGRFLFRDKGIVPTKKLVVLYGILSSILFLLTFFGIGWLEIFILNVLFISLTLIDLLLSPKKEKLKFKREMTSELERGIKYDVHISIQNFSNHTIKFEMFDDLPQSFQRPFPLKGIAEREKSTSLIYETLATIRGNYSLSKLYVRYFSKLGLWKKQTAVQLEGNIKVIPDLTESKSYLENAQKYLLHEGAKIRKQVSNGGEFSKIRTYAIGDDPRKINWRQTAKLREVMTNEYEPEHGKNITILIDCGRMMGAELNTGNRLEKSLEAAVTVATAALRNGDYVSVLAFSKEVKVYVPPAKGMPHLQTILKSIYHLEVDAYESNYGAVLNYLQTVQKKRSLLLLFSDVRTFLFEESTMYYLVRLRKRHLFFMVGVEDEMLAAKSKEEPDTLQKAMEKSMAQKQLLRKKREKLRWEKQGLPMIETKEENLATVAVSHYIDMLNRGLL; translated from the coding sequence TTGATCAAATTATGGAAGAACTTGTCGGGTCGATTCCTGTTCCGCGATAAAGGCATAGTTCCAACGAAGAAACTAGTAGTTTTGTATGGAATACTTTCGTCCATACTATTTCTTCTTACCTTTTTTGGGATAGGGTGGCTTGAGATTTTTATCTTAAATGTGTTGTTTATTTCTTTAACTTTAATTGATTTACTACTGTCTCCCAAAAAAGAGAAATTAAAGTTTAAACGAGAAATGACTAGCGAACTTGAGCGTGGTATAAAGTATGACGTCCATATTTCCATACAAAATTTTTCGAATCATACAATAAAGTTTGAAATGTTTGACGATCTTCCACAATCATTTCAACGTCCATTTCCACTCAAAGGGATAGCAGAGAGGGAGAAAAGCACATCTTTAATCTATGAAACGCTTGCGACTATTCGCGGAAACTATTCTCTATCGAAACTGTATGTTCGATATTTTAGTAAGCTAGGCCTTTGGAAAAAGCAAACGGCAGTACAATTAGAGGGGAACATCAAAGTTATACCAGATCTAACAGAATCAAAAAGTTACTTAGAAAATGCGCAGAAATACTTACTTCATGAAGGTGCTAAAATTAGGAAACAAGTAAGTAATGGTGGTGAGTTTTCTAAAATAAGAACATATGCCATCGGTGATGATCCGCGGAAAATAAACTGGCGCCAAACAGCCAAGTTACGTGAAGTGATGACAAATGAATACGAACCTGAACATGGAAAAAACATTACGATATTAATAGATTGTGGACGAATGATGGGTGCTGAACTTAATACGGGTAACCGTTTGGAAAAGTCGTTAGAAGCGGCGGTAACAGTAGCGACAGCAGCATTGCGAAATGGGGATTATGTAAGTGTGCTAGCATTTTCAAAAGAAGTAAAAGTATATGTTCCGCCTGCAAAAGGGATGCCACACCTACAAACGATTTTGAAGTCTATTTATCATTTAGAAGTGGATGCATATGAATCCAATTATGGTGCAGTCCTAAACTATTTACAAACTGTACAAAAAAAGAGAAGCCTTTTGTTACTATTTAGTGATGTGCGTACTTTTTTATTTGAAGAAAGCACTATGTACTACTTAGTTCGTCTAAGAAAAAGGCACTTATTTTTCATGGTAGGTGTAGAAGACGAAATGCTCGCAGCGAAATCTAAGGAAGAACCAGACACACTGCAAAAAGCGATGGAAAAAAGCATGGCTCAAAAGCAGTTGCTACGTAAAAAAAGAGAAAAGCTTCGATGGGAAAAACAAGGCTTACCAATGATAGAAACAAAAGAAGAAAACCTAGCCACCGTCGCCGTCTCTCACTACATCGACATGCTGAATAGAGGGTTGTTATAA
- a CDS encoding DUF4350 domain-containing protein, with protein sequence MQKRILKQSWLWLLLLLLLFLFISFMTSPTSREQYPPYVSNSPSPTGVKAIYTYLEKEFEVTTWNHSPELLPTSAGNLLIMVEPFFMPSSEEFVKYEQFLANGNSILLLQNNPKDMFDLSTKIIPGDMSEEMFTTVTDNDGKEFMADIYSFVRLMPANTDKVLLNDQVGVIAIKRHVGNGTLIIANTPQWMTNKLILKDDHLPLLLSLFNELTFDKVLFDEYIHQSKGFMNYVRAYPLWFTFLLIQGILLTSFILWKRGKRFGPILVAREESVRFSDESIKALSAWNLQGRSYHESLHVQVEYVKLLLQEKWGIPFSKSWKDTEDQLERKCKRMTKEEQRNFINGMEKVLDDTHLSKKDYLSWSKRIDNLRKEVEGE encoded by the coding sequence ATGCAAAAAAGAATCTTGAAACAATCATGGCTATGGCTCCTGCTACTTTTATTACTGTTTCTCTTCATTAGTTTTATGACATCCCCAACTAGTCGGGAACAATATCCACCATATGTATCGAACTCTCCATCACCTACAGGGGTAAAGGCCATTTATACATATTTGGAGAAAGAGTTTGAAGTGACAACCTGGAACCATTCACCAGAATTACTTCCTACCTCAGCTGGTAATCTATTAATAATGGTGGAACCGTTTTTCATGCCTAGTTCTGAAGAGTTCGTAAAATACGAACAATTTTTAGCCAATGGCAATTCTATTTTATTATTACAAAATAATCCAAAGGACATGTTTGATTTGTCAACAAAGATTATTCCAGGAGATATGAGTGAGGAAATGTTCACAACGGTAACCGACAATGATGGAAAAGAATTTATGGCGGATATTTATTCATTTGTAAGGTTAATGCCAGCAAATACAGATAAAGTCCTACTGAATGATCAAGTAGGAGTAATTGCCATTAAGCGACATGTTGGAAACGGTACGTTGATTATAGCAAATACTCCTCAATGGATGACGAACAAGTTGATTTTAAAAGACGACCATTTGCCTTTACTTCTATCTTTATTTAATGAACTTACTTTTGACAAGGTTTTGTTTGATGAGTACATTCATCAATCAAAGGGCTTTATGAACTACGTCCGTGCTTATCCACTTTGGTTTACTTTTCTGTTAATTCAAGGGATTTTACTAACTTCCTTTATATTGTGGAAAAGAGGTAAAAGGTTCGGTCCAATATTAGTGGCTAGAGAAGAATCAGTACGATTTAGTGACGAAAGCATTAAAGCATTATCCGCATGGAATTTACAGGGGCGTAGCTACCATGAATCATTACATGTACAAGTAGAATACGTGAAATTATTGCTACAAGAAAAATGGGGTATTCCTTTTTCTAAAAGTTGGAAAGATACAGAAGACCAACTTGAGCGAAAGTGTAAACGAATGACAAAAGAAGAACAACGTAATTTTATAAATGGAATGGAGAAAGTTTTAGACGATACTCATTTAAGTAAAAAAGATTATTTAAGCTGGTCTAAAAGAATAGATAATTTAAGAAAAGAGGTTGAAGGGGAATGA
- a CDS encoding AAA family ATPase yields MNPKLALLLERYEHRILGQSTNIKLLLSAVLAGGHVLLEGVPGTGKTQMVRTLARLLGGDFKRIQFTPDLLPSDITGSAIYNLKDNNFETLKGPVFTNILLADEINRTPAKTQAALLEAMEEKQVTIQGETYPLPEIFFVVATQNPIEYEGTYPLPEAQQDRFLFKLKINFPSFEEEKNVLKQVMENRMQLHEVEQTLDLETFLTIRKEIENVTLNDSVLDYIMQIVRKTRETEMITVGASTRAGIAIGKAAQSWAYLSGRDYVTPDDVKMVTRPSLRHRIQLSPHVELEGTTVDQIMEELVGSIPVPR; encoded by the coding sequence ATGAATCCGAAATTAGCATTGCTACTAGAAAGATATGAACATAGAATACTTGGACAAAGTACGAATATTAAACTATTGTTGTCTGCTGTTCTAGCGGGAGGACATGTTTTGTTAGAGGGTGTTCCCGGTACTGGGAAAACACAAATGGTGCGTACACTTGCTAGATTACTAGGCGGAGATTTCAAACGAATTCAATTTACGCCTGACTTGCTTCCTAGTGATATTACCGGAAGTGCTATCTACAACTTGAAGGATAATAATTTTGAAACGTTAAAAGGTCCAGTTTTTACAAACATTCTGTTAGCGGATGAAATCAACCGTACTCCAGCAAAAACACAAGCTGCTCTCCTAGAAGCGATGGAAGAAAAACAAGTAACCATTCAAGGCGAGACATATCCATTACCAGAAATTTTCTTTGTTGTTGCCACACAAAACCCGATTGAGTACGAAGGTACATATCCGTTACCAGAAGCTCAACAAGACCGTTTTTTATTCAAGTTGAAAATTAATTTTCCATCTTTTGAAGAAGAAAAGAATGTGCTAAAACAAGTGATGGAAAATAGAATGCAATTACATGAGGTAGAACAAACACTCGACTTAGAAACTTTCTTAACTATTAGAAAAGAGATTGAAAACGTTACGCTAAATGATAGTGTACTAGATTATATCATGCAAATTGTTCGTAAAACACGTGAAACTGAAATGATTACGGTTGGAGCTAGTACAAGGGCAGGAATTGCGATTGGCAAAGCTGCTCAATCTTGGGCGTATCTCTCAGGTCGTGATTACGTCACACCGGATGATGTGAAAATGGTGACACGACCAAGTTTAAGACACCGTATCCAATTATCTCCACATGTAGAATTGGAGGGGACGACTGTTGATCAAATTATGGAAGAACTTGTCGGGTCGATTCCTGTTCCGCGATAA
- a CDS encoding RDD family protein — MHEENVNIKTPEFVSIQFEPAGLGSRASAFILDQLLIIIVYLLLFFGVFMMILGFDISNFSGTFVAIVIVITFAIQWGYFFAFEYFTGGRTIGKKIVGIRVIQENGHSITLLASAVRNLLRIIDSLPANYFLGIIMIFFHSKHKRIGDIVAGTIVVHERPGKKRKTKMDGILEDRRITKESLILDDWTIKSFKQKDWNLLKTYYERFLFLPELERDRMTRKIAEILLPKAGIDHSTKRYMQMENDLLALYLILKEEWEFEL, encoded by the coding sequence ATGCATGAAGAGAATGTAAATATAAAAACCCCTGAGTTTGTGTCCATTCAGTTTGAGCCAGCTGGGCTAGGGAGTAGGGCATCAGCATTTATTTTAGATCAATTATTAATAATCATTGTATACTTACTTTTGTTTTTTGGCGTATTCATGATGATTTTAGGTTTTGACATTTCTAATTTTTCAGGAACATTTGTTGCGATAGTTATTGTCATTACTTTTGCCATTCAATGGGGCTACTTTTTTGCTTTTGAATACTTTACAGGTGGAAGAACAATTGGCAAAAAGATAGTAGGAATAAGAGTTATTCAAGAAAATGGCCATAGTATTACGTTGCTAGCAAGTGCCGTACGAAATTTATTAAGAATTATTGATAGTTTACCAGCTAATTATTTTCTTGGCATCATTATGATCTTTTTCCATTCTAAACATAAGAGAATTGGAGATATCGTTGCAGGAACAATTGTTGTTCATGAGCGTCCGGGGAAAAAAAGAAAGACGAAGATGGATGGAATATTAGAAGACCGTCGTATCACGAAAGAAAGCTTAATTTTAGACGATTGGACGATAAAAAGCTTTAAACAAAAAGATTGGAATTTGTTGAAAACGTATTACGAACGTTTTCTGTTTTTACCAGAATTAGAACGTGATAGAATGACTAGGAAAATTGCAGAGATATTGCTTCCTAAAGCTGGAATAGACCATTCCACAAAAAGGTATATGCAAATGGAAAATGATTTGTTGGCGTTGTATTTAATATTGAAGGAAGAATGGGAGTTTGAATTATAG